A stretch of the Bordetella genomosp. 8 genome encodes the following:
- a CDS encoding [protein-PII] uridylyltransferase, with the protein MSTQAESLLAAPDAAAGLPALRARMRERRDAAIAAFREHERPDPLLHELRRITDQTLRDLIKQCPLPPGAVLAAVGGYGRGELYPHSDVDLLILLPHPPSQDEEAAIERLVAALWDLGLEPGHSVRTIADCEREADADITVETALLESRWLAGNRALMKTFDTAMRARLDPAVFFRAKRVEMQQRHARYQDTPYALEPNCKESPGGLRDLQVIMWMARAAGFGETWREIAKAGLLTASEARGLRRAEQAFKRLRIELHLMSKRREDRVLFDLQPALAEIYGIKATATRRASELMMQRYYWAARLVTQLNSILVQNIEERLFPRPACDARDIDDDFRSLHDRLDIIRDDAFERNPTLLLRAFLVMQQHPHLNGMSARTMRAIWHSRHRIDAQFRRNPVNRRLFLQILQQPAGIVHELRRMTMLNILPRYLPVFRRIVGQMQHDLFHVYTVDQHTLTVIRNLRRFTMPEHAQEYPLASQLISELDRHWLLYVAALFHDIAKGRGGDHSELGAREVRKFAHDHGLAPEDAELVEFLVRQHLLMSTVAQKRDLSDPEVVREFAATVKDERHLTALYLLTVADIRGTSPKVWNAWKGKLLEDLYRLTLGALGGAHHDADTVLNHRKAEAARLTRLAGLRDDAREAFWKQLDVAYFLRHDASDIAWHTRHLYHRPAPDQAVVKARPTEQGEGLQVMVYTRDAPDLFAAICGYFDAKSLSIQDARIHTTRHGWALDSFIVLLPDGASDLRAQASLVEHELAARLKEAGTASSATAGGGATYGRLRQSRMSRVFPVPPQAELQPDDRSKSWRLSVTATDRPGLLHALARVFVGHGVNLQMAKVMTLGDRVEDVFIIEGSTLERPRSQMQFERAILDALSGDGTQRAAA; encoded by the coding sequence ATGAGTACGCAAGCCGAATCCCTGCTCGCGGCGCCCGATGCGGCCGCGGGCCTACCCGCGCTGCGCGCCCGCATGCGCGAGCGCCGCGATGCCGCCATCGCCGCCTTCCGGGAGCACGAGCGGCCCGATCCGCTGCTGCATGAACTGCGCCGGATCACCGACCAGACCCTGCGCGACCTGATCAAGCAATGCCCGCTGCCGCCCGGTGCCGTACTGGCCGCCGTGGGCGGCTACGGCCGGGGCGAACTTTACCCGCATTCCGACGTCGACCTGCTGATCCTGCTGCCGCATCCGCCATCGCAGGATGAGGAAGCCGCCATCGAGCGCCTGGTGGCCGCCTTGTGGGACCTGGGCCTGGAGCCGGGCCACAGCGTGCGCACCATCGCCGACTGCGAACGCGAGGCGGATGCCGACATCACGGTGGAAACCGCGCTGCTGGAATCGCGCTGGCTGGCCGGCAACCGCGCGCTGATGAAAACCTTCGACACCGCGATGCGGGCGCGCCTGGATCCGGCGGTGTTCTTCCGCGCCAAGCGGGTCGAAATGCAGCAGCGCCATGCGCGCTACCAGGACACGCCGTACGCGCTCGAACCGAATTGCAAGGAATCCCCGGGCGGCCTGCGCGATCTGCAGGTCATCATGTGGATGGCGCGGGCGGCGGGCTTCGGCGAGACCTGGCGCGAGATCGCCAAGGCCGGCCTGCTCACGGCATCGGAAGCGCGCGGCCTGCGGCGCGCCGAGCAGGCCTTCAAGCGCTTGCGCATCGAGCTGCACCTGATGTCCAAGCGACGCGAAGACCGCGTGCTGTTCGACCTGCAGCCGGCGCTCGCGGAAATCTACGGTATCAAGGCGACCGCCACGCGGCGCGCCAGCGAACTGATGATGCAGCGCTATTACTGGGCGGCGCGCCTGGTCACGCAGCTGAATTCCATCCTGGTCCAGAATATCGAAGAACGGCTGTTCCCTCGCCCGGCCTGCGACGCGCGCGATATCGATGACGATTTCCGCAGCTTGCACGACCGGCTGGACATCATTCGCGACGATGCGTTCGAACGCAATCCGACGCTGCTGCTGCGCGCTTTCCTGGTCATGCAGCAGCACCCGCACCTGAACGGCATGTCGGCGCGCACCATGCGCGCCATCTGGCACTCGCGTCATCGCATCGACGCGCAGTTCCGCCGCAATCCGGTCAATCGCCGGCTGTTCCTGCAGATCCTGCAGCAGCCGGCGGGCATCGTGCACGAGCTGCGCCGCATGACGATGCTGAATATCCTGCCGCGCTACCTGCCGGTGTTCCGCCGCATCGTCGGCCAGATGCAGCACGACCTGTTCCACGTCTATACGGTGGACCAGCATACGCTGACCGTCATCCGCAACCTGCGCCGCTTCACCATGCCCGAACACGCGCAGGAGTATCCGCTGGCCAGCCAGCTGATTTCCGAGCTGGACCGGCACTGGCTGCTCTACGTGGCCGCGCTTTTCCACGATATCGCCAAGGGGCGCGGCGGCGACCACTCCGAGCTGGGCGCGCGTGAGGTGCGCAAGTTCGCCCATGACCACGGCCTGGCGCCCGAAGACGCCGAACTGGTGGAATTCCTGGTCCGGCAGCATCTGCTGATGTCCACCGTGGCGCAGAAGCGCGATCTGTCCGACCCGGAGGTCGTGCGCGAGTTCGCCGCCACGGTCAAGGACGAACGCCATCTGACCGCCCTGTACCTGCTGACCGTCGCCGACATCCGCGGCACCAGCCCCAAGGTCTGGAATGCCTGGAAAGGCAAGCTGCTGGAAGACCTGTACCGCCTGACCCTGGGTGCGCTGGGCGGCGCGCATCACGATGCGGATACGGTGCTGAATCATCGCAAGGCGGAAGCGGCGCGGCTGACGCGGCTGGCCGGCTTGCGCGACGACGCGCGCGAAGCCTTCTGGAAACAGCTGGACGTGGCCTACTTCCTGCGCCACGACGCTTCCGACATCGCCTGGCATACACGCCACCTGTACCACCGCCCTGCCCCGGACCAGGCCGTCGTCAAGGCCCGGCCCACCGAACAGGGCGAAGGACTGCAGGTCATGGTGTACACCCGCGACGCGCCCGACCTGTTCGCGGCGATCTGCGGCTATTTCGACGCCAAGTCGCTGAGCATCCAGGACGCCCGCATCCATACCACACGCCATGGCTGGGCGCTGGACAGCTTTATCGTGCTGCTGCCGGATGGCGCGAGCGACCTGCGCGCGCAGGCGTCGTTGGTCGAACACGAACTGGCCGCGCGGCTCAAGGAAGCCGGCACGGCGTCTTCGGCGACGGCGGGCGGCGGCGCGACCTATGGCCGGCTGCGGCAATCGCGGATGTCGCGCGTGTTCCCGGTGCCACCGCAAGCCGAACTGCAGCCGGACGACCGCAGCAAATCCTGGCGGCTTTCCGTCACGGCGACGGACAGGCCGGGCCTGCTGCATGCCCTGGCGCGGGTCTTCGTCGGCCATGGCGTGAATCTGCAGATGGCCAAGGTCATGACGCTGGGCGACCGTGTGGAAGACGTCTTCATCATCGAAGGCTCGACCCTGGAACGGCCCCGCTCGCAAATGCAGTTCGAGCGCGCCATCCTGGACGCGCTGTCGGGCGACGGGACGCAGCGCGCGGCTGCTTGA
- the map gene encoding type I methionyl aminopeptidase, whose product MGIVTDPAELDQMRLACQDAARVLDYLTPYVKPGVTTGELDRLALDYLTNELKVKSATVGYAPPGYPPFPGAICTSVNHQVCHGIPGDKVLKNGDVLNIDVTIIKDGWFGDTSRMFYVGEPSILARRLADVTYECMWLGIRQVRAGATLGDIGNAIQKHAEGSGFSVVREFCGHGVGRRFHEDPQVLHYGKPGTGVKLVPGMIFTIEPMINAGRREIRQLSDGWTVVTRDHSLSAQWEHTVLVTETGYEVLTVSSGMPAPPAFVTEAVAVPAA is encoded by the coding sequence ATGGGCATAGTCACCGACCCCGCCGAACTCGACCAAATGCGCCTGGCCTGCCAGGACGCCGCGCGCGTGCTGGATTACCTCACGCCCTACGTGAAGCCGGGCGTCACGACCGGCGAGCTGGACCGTCTGGCGCTGGACTACCTGACCAATGAATTGAAGGTCAAGTCGGCCACCGTCGGCTACGCGCCGCCGGGCTACCCGCCCTTTCCCGGCGCCATCTGCACGTCGGTGAACCATCAGGTCTGCCACGGCATCCCCGGCGACAAGGTCCTGAAAAATGGGGACGTTTTGAATATCGACGTCACCATCATCAAGGATGGCTGGTTCGGCGACACCAGCCGGATGTTCTACGTCGGCGAACCGTCCATCCTGGCGCGCCGGCTGGCTGACGTCACCTACGAATGCATGTGGCTGGGCATCCGCCAGGTGCGCGCCGGCGCCACGCTGGGCGACATCGGCAACGCCATCCAGAAGCACGCGGAAGGCAGCGGTTTCTCGGTGGTGCGCGAATTCTGCGGCCACGGCGTGGGGCGCCGCTTCCACGAAGATCCCCAGGTGCTGCACTACGGCAAGCCCGGCACCGGCGTGAAGCTGGTGCCCGGCATGATCTTCACCATCGAACCGATGATCAACGCGGGCCGCCGCGAGATCCGCCAGTTGTCGGACGGCTGGACCGTGGTCACGCGCGACCACAGCCTGTCGGCCCAGTGGGAACATACCGTCCTGGTCACCGAAACGGGCTACGAAGTGTTGACGGTGTCGTCCGGCATGCCGGCGCCGCCCGCCTTCGTGACGGAAGCGGTCGCGGTACCGGCCGCCTAG
- the rpsB gene encoding 30S ribosomal protein S2, whose translation MSLMREMLEAGVHFGHQTRYWNPKMAPFIFGQRNKIHIINLEQTVGKYVEATKFVKQLAARGGKILFVGTKRAARELIAGEAARCGMPFVDARWLGGMLTNFKTVKTSIKRLKDMEAVVAEGGAERMIKKEGLLFQRELEKLNKSMGGIKDMNGLPDALFVIDVGYHKIAIAEARKLGIPVVAVVDTNHSPDGIDYVIPGNDDSAKAIALYAKGIADAVLEGREQNLNGLVEEGGEGQEEFVEVQDGQA comes from the coding sequence ATGTCCCTCATGCGTGAAATGCTGGAAGCCGGCGTCCACTTCGGCCACCAGACCCGTTACTGGAATCCGAAGATGGCCCCCTTCATCTTCGGTCAGCGTAACAAGATCCACATCATCAACCTGGAACAGACGGTCGGCAAGTACGTCGAAGCCACCAAGTTCGTCAAGCAGCTGGCCGCTCGTGGCGGCAAGATCCTGTTCGTGGGCACCAAGCGTGCCGCGCGCGAACTGATCGCCGGCGAAGCCGCCCGCTGCGGCATGCCTTTCGTCGACGCCCGCTGGCTGGGCGGCATGCTGACCAACTTCAAGACGGTCAAGACCTCGATCAAGCGCCTGAAGGACATGGAAGCCGTGGTCGCCGAAGGCGGCGCGGAACGCATGATCAAGAAGGAAGGCCTGCTGTTCCAGCGCGAACTGGAAAAGCTGAACAAGTCCATGGGCGGCATCAAGGACATGAACGGCCTGCCGGACGCGCTGTTCGTGATCGACGTCGGCTACCACAAGATCGCCATCGCCGAAGCCCGCAAGCTGGGCATCCCGGTCGTGGCCGTGGTCGACACCAACCACTCGCCGGACGGCATCGACTACGTCATCCCGGGCAATGACGACTCCGCCAAGGCCATCGCGCTGTATGCCAAGGGCATCGCCGACGCCGTGCTGGAAGGCCGCGAGCAGAACCTGAACGGTCTGGTCGAA